From bacterium:
GAATGTTTATTGATTTGGTCAGAACGCGAAACATTGGCGGCGAGTTCTGGCCTGTTGCTGCCGTAGGTGCTGTTCTCAGTATTGCTATGGTTGTTACGAAAAGGAATCATAGAGCTGAATAAATGAATCATTCATGACTCTTTTAAGAATGAATTAGAAATACCTTGCTTTTGAAAATAAAAGTCCGTATAATTTTAGAAATAGATTTTCCCCTTTAAACGGGTCCGGCGAGATCGGAAAGGGGAGCGTGAATTCGACAGAGAAACACCTCCCTGACATAGAAGCCGGGGAGGTGTTTTTTTTAAATTAACTTTGAGGCGAATATGAAACTAAAAGCCGAATTAATGGACAGTATGGCTGTGTCCAGGACATTAATGCGCGTAACTCATGAAATTTGTGAAAGAAACAAAGGTGTGGAGAATCTGGCGATTATCGGGATTAGGAACAGGGGAGATATACTTGCAAGGCGAATTAATGAAAATATCAAGAGAATAGAAAAGGTGAGCATTCCTATCGGGATTCTTGATATCACACTGTATCGTGATGATTTCCGCCTGTTTTCAGAACGTCCTGTTGTACAGGAAACGGACATAGATTTTGATCTTACAAATAAGAGAGTTATCCTTGTTGATGATGTTTTATTCACAGGAAGAACAGTAAGAAGCGCTCTTGATGCTGTAATTGATCTGGGCCGCCCATCTATGATTCAGCTTGCTGTGCTTATTGACAGGGGGCACAGAGA
This genomic window contains:
- the pyrR gene encoding bifunctional pyr operon transcriptional regulator/uracil phosphoribosyltransferase PyrR; protein product: MKLKAELMDSMAVSRTLMRVTHEICERNKGVENLAIIGIRNRGDILARRINENIKRIEKVSIPIGILDITLYRDDFRLFSERPVVQETDIDFDLTNKRVILVDDVLFTGRTVRSALDAVIDLGRPSMIQLAVLIDRGHRELPIKPDYVGKNVPTSNDEQIQVKLKEVDGEDLVLLIEP